In the genome of Pigmentiphaga litoralis, one region contains:
- the edd gene encoding phosphogluconate dehydratase: MAHHPVLDAVTERIIKRSGTRRDDWLAETRARAGARVARSQISCTNLAHGFAAMPHDAKFRIREQQRPNLAIVSAYNDMLSAHQPLEAYPAWIKEAALQAGATAQFAGGVPAMCDGVTQGQEGMELSLFSRDVIAMSTAIALSHQMFDAGLYLGVCDKIVPGLVMGALSFGHLPAIFVPAGPMTTGLSNDEKARTRQLYTEGKVSRETLLEAEAQSYHGPGTCTFYGTANSNQMLMEFMGLHLPGSAFVNPGTPLREALTRGAAQRAVQLCHGSDAYTPICDVLDVRAFVNGIVGLMATGGSTNHTLHLVAMARAARIVLNWDDFSHLSDVVPLLARVYPNGKADVNEFHAAGGLGYVMAQLLDAGLLHDDVTTVAGRGLSAYTQEPWLDDGRLAWRAGTSEPLNRDIVRPFAEPFSLDGGLKLLKGNVGRAVIKVSAVKPPHRIVEAPAIVFQEQDDVLAAFDRGELERDFVAVVTWQGPAANGMPELHKLTPTLSILQERGFKVALVTDGRMSGASGKVPAAIHVTPEALSGGAIGRIQTGDLVRLDAEAGTLDVLGPVDWLHRAPFEHDLSAHVNGIGRDLFGNLRKTVSAAERGACTLFETDEAVNPEGTAEADD, translated from the coding sequence ATGGCCCATCACCCCGTCCTTGACGCCGTTACCGAGCGCATCATCAAGCGCAGCGGCACCCGCCGGGACGACTGGCTGGCCGAGACGCGCGCGCGCGCCGGTGCGCGAGTCGCCCGCAGCCAGATCTCGTGTACCAATCTTGCCCACGGTTTTGCGGCCATGCCGCACGACGCCAAGTTCCGCATCCGCGAACAGCAGCGGCCCAACCTGGCCATTGTGTCCGCCTACAACGACATGCTGTCGGCGCACCAGCCGCTGGAAGCCTACCCGGCCTGGATCAAGGAAGCCGCGCTCCAGGCCGGCGCCACCGCGCAATTCGCGGGCGGCGTGCCGGCCATGTGCGATGGGGTCACCCAGGGCCAGGAAGGCATGGAGCTGTCCTTGTTCTCGCGCGACGTGATCGCCATGTCGACCGCGATCGCGCTGTCCCACCAGATGTTCGACGCCGGCCTGTACCTGGGCGTGTGCGACAAGATCGTGCCGGGGCTGGTCATGGGCGCCTTGTCGTTCGGCCATCTGCCCGCCATTTTCGTGCCGGCCGGACCGATGACGACCGGCTTGAGCAACGACGAAAAAGCCCGCACGCGGCAGCTCTACACCGAAGGCAAGGTCAGCCGGGAAACGCTGCTGGAAGCCGAAGCGCAGTCCTACCATGGACCCGGCACCTGTACCTTCTATGGCACGGCCAACTCCAACCAGATGCTGATGGAGTTCATGGGCCTGCACCTGCCGGGCAGTGCCTTCGTCAACCCCGGCACGCCGCTGCGCGAAGCCCTGACGCGCGGCGCGGCGCAGCGGGCGGTGCAGCTGTGCCACGGGTCGGACGCCTATACGCCGATCTGCGACGTGCTGGACGTGCGGGCGTTCGTGAACGGCATCGTCGGCCTGATGGCGACGGGCGGGTCGACCAACCACACGCTGCACCTGGTGGCCATGGCGCGCGCCGCCCGCATCGTGCTCAATTGGGATGACTTTTCGCATCTGTCGGACGTGGTGCCGCTGCTGGCGCGGGTGTATCCGAACGGCAAGGCCGACGTGAACGAATTCCATGCAGCGGGCGGGCTGGGCTATGTGATGGCGCAGCTGCTGGACGCCGGACTGCTGCACGACGACGTGACCACCGTGGCGGGCCGCGGCCTGTCGGCCTACACGCAGGAACCCTGGCTGGACGACGGCCGGCTGGCATGGCGCGCGGGCACTTCTGAGCCGCTGAACCGCGACATCGTCCGGCCGTTTGCCGAGCCGTTCTCGTTGGACGGCGGGCTCAAGCTGCTGAAGGGCAATGTGGGCCGCGCGGTGATCAAGGTATCGGCCGTCAAGCCGCCGCATCGTATCGTTGAAGCGCCGGCCATCGTGTTCCAGGAACAGGACGACGTGCTGGCCGCCTTTGACCGGGGCGAACTGGAACGTGACTTTGTGGCGGTGGTGACGTGGCAAGGTCCGGCGGCCAATGGCATGCCCGAACTGCACAAATTGACGCCGACCCTGAGCATCCTGCAGGAACGCGGTTTCAAGGTGGCCCTGGTGACGGACGGGCGCATGTCGGGCGCGTCGGGCAAGGTGCCCGCCGCCATCCACGTCACGCCCGAGGCCTTGTCGGGCGGGGCGATCGGACGGATCCAGACGGGCGACCTGGTGCGCCTGGATGCGGAAGCGGGCACGCTGGACGTGCTGGGTCCGGTGGACTGGCTGCACCGCGCGCCGTTCGAGCATGACCTGTCGGCGCACGTGAATGGCATCGGCCGGGATCTGTTCGGCAATCTGCGCAAGACGGTGAGCGCGGCCGAACGAGGCGCGTGCACGCTGTTCGAGACGGACGAGGCGGTCAATCCGGAAGGAACGGCGGAAGCAGACGACTGA